From the genome of Cytophagales bacterium WSM2-2:
CCGCCCGAACAACCCGATCTCGAAATTTCACTAATGTCGATAGAGGAGGGAATGATGTTCAAAGGTGAAGCAGCGAAACAAATGCGTGAACTTGTCAGCAAAGGAACTTTTGGCTTTGGCGTATTCGAATGCAAAGACCTGTTGGCAACTTATGAAGAAATGAAGGCCAAGGGGATTGTCTTTAAAAAACCACCCACGAAAGAGTTTTACGGCTATGAGGCTCTTTTTGTAGATGATTCAGGGAACTGGTTTTCGCTAGGACAGAAGAAGTAGACTAAGCGATAAACACAAGTAGTAAGACATAAGATAACGGTGTCTTACGTCTTACTACTAACGTCTTAATTAATCATCTTAAAGAATCTCCTCCAGCGGATTTTGTTGAAGAAGTTGCTGTATTTGTCCAGTGACAGCCAGATGAAAAATCCTTTGCCCACAATGTGATCTTCGGGGACGAAACCCCAATAGCGTGAGTCGAGTGAGTTGTCGCGGTTGTCACCCATCATGAAATAATAATTCTGGTGGAAAGTGTACTGAGTTACTTCCTTACCATCGATGATCAGTTTGCTGCCTTCGATCTTCACGTCATCGTTATGATCGTAGTCGCGGATAGTTCCGCCATAAAGCGCCAACGTAGAGTCATTGATCGCGATAGTCATTCCTTCTTTGGGGATCGTGAGTTTGCCAAAGTTGTCACCATTCCAGGGAGAGTATTTTGATGCTGTGAAAATTCGCGGGTCAGCATTGTGATCTGTTGGTAGTAACTCAACTGACTTAATGAACGGCATATTTTTCAATTCCTCAACTTTCTTTGCTGTCAGAAGCATGGAGTACTCCATTTTATCCGGCTCGGTGCGGGTATATTCAGTATAGTCTTCCGGATCGAGACCAAGCTTATCCATGTTGCGTTGGTTGATTTGATCTTTAGCGATCACATGGTAACGGAACTGCATATTGTCAGGGTTATTCAATGGTTGCCCATTCACGATGACCTGCCTGTCTTTTATTTCAAACACGTCTCCCGGGATACCCACACAACGTTTGATATAATTTGTCTTCAGATCTACTGGGTAGCTCGTCCACTGTTCGCGGGGAAGCATGTAGTTGTTTTCAGACATGCCAGGCACATTAAACACGACAACGTCCTCGCGCTTCACGTGACTGATGCCAGGCAAACGATAGCTGGGCAACTGAATCCAGTTAAGGTAAGAGGGGATCTCTGTAAACCAGATCTTCTGATGTGTCAGCGGTATTTGTAGTGGTGTCCTCGGGGTGCGGGTTCCGTAATGGAACTTACTGACGAACAGAAAATCTCCCACAAGCAGGGAGTTCTCCATGGAAGGAGTAGGGATGGTATATGCTTCCATAATGAGCCAGCGAATCAACGTAGCAGCGACAACGGCAAAAACAACAGAGTCCCACCACTCACGGATCACCGATTTTGGCTTTTTACTTTCTTCTTTTTTCTTCTCCCAGAATTTCCAGTTCATATAGATCAATTCAAAATTTAGTATCCAAATTCAAACCATTACTCAAGACCCAATCCTCCAATTTGAGCGAATCTTGATTATACAGTGCTGCAAAGAAAATCAATTTCCTGGGAAGTCAGAATTTTAAAAAATCGTCCATGGAATAGACCCCGGTTTTCCCTGCCAGCCACTCGGCCACAAGGACTGCACCCATAGCAAAGCCCTCGCGTGAGTGAGCTGTATGCCTGATTTCAATATCATCTATTGCCGATTGATATTTGACTACGTGAGTGCCGGGTGCCGGGTCAATCCGGAATGCGTTTATAACGAGAGCTTCAGGGTTGGAGGTTGCACCCAATGTCCATTCTTTTTTGGACGGGTTATTTTTGATAATTCCCTGCGCCAGGGCAATAGCAGTGCCGCTGGGAGCGTCTTTCTTTTGAGTATGGTGGGTTTCGTCAATGGAAACTTCATAACCCTGATTGTTCATCATCTTGGCTAAAAACTCATTGACCTTAAAAAATACATTCACGCCCAGTGTGTAGTTTGGAGCGTAAAAAAACGTCCCCTGTTTTTGCACACAGAGTTTCTCTATTTCCTGTTTTTTTTCCAGCCAGCCTGTTGTGCCACAAGCCACGGGTATTTTCTTATCAAAGCAAATTTTTAGGTTTTCAACCACAGCCTCGGGGCGTGAAAATTCGATTGCAACATCGACCTTAGAATTGAATTTCTGAAGATCATCATAATTGACAATTTTGCCTACGATGGTGTGGCCTCGTTTCAATGCAATAGCCTCTATTGCTTTACCCATTTTGCCATATCCTATGAGCAGAAGATTCATGAAAAACTGTTTTGATATTGGATTTTCAAAAGCGAAGTGTCAGCCCCAGGCCGGGACCCCCCGCTGGGGTGTAGCTAGGCTCCAGGCGAACGTGAAGTTTGGGGTTTACATCAAATTCTTTCAAATGTGCATCCACATGAGCATCGACTAATTGTAAAATGTAGAAGAAACCCACAAAGATGGCAAAATAGTCGCGCTGTCTCCGGGCAACATCCACAATGGAGCGTAGCTGTTTCTGATCTTTGCCGCTGACAGGGTGTATCGTCAAGGTCGGATTGTTGATCAAGAAGTACAATTGATCAGAATACTTTACTTGTGCATCGTTGTAATATTTTACTACCGCAGCGAGGCCGAGCAGTCCTCCATAAACGAGCGGAACTTTCCAGTACTTCTTGTTGTAAACCTGACCTGCGCCTGGTAAAATAGCGGAATAGAAGAGCGCTTTGCGTGGGTCGAAGCGCTTCACGTAGTCTTCCACCCTTACCAGTTTTCCGTTTTTTAAACGGATGGTGTCGTTAGCTAGCGCAACGGTATCGGTTTTGGAATCCTGGGCTTGGCCTGCGAAGCAAGTCATTAACAAGATCGCAAGGAGGCCGAAAATACGCATGTTAAACTTTTAAGATATCGAGTATACGGTTCAAATCTTCCACTGACAAAAATGGAATGCGAATATCGCCCTTTTTGCCGTCACTCTTTACAGTAACTTTCGTGCCAAAATGTGAAGAAAGCTTTGATTGAAGCTGATGAATCTCTTTTGATGCTGGTGCTGGTTGTTCTACGACCTCCTTTTTTGCGCCCTCAGCTACTTCACGTGCCAATGACTCCACTGCGCGTACGGACAAATCTTCTGCTATGATTTTCTTGAAAATGTAAAGCTGAGAATCCGGATTTTCCACGTTGATGATTGCGCGTGCGTGCCCCATCGAGATCTTGTTGTCGCGGAGGGCGATCTGAATATCAGGTGGAAGTTTGAGCAACCGCAGGTAGTTGGTGACGGTAGTTCTGTTCTTACCCACACGGTCTCCAAGTTCTTCCTGTTTCAGATTACATTCTGAAATTAGGCGCTGGTAGCTCAGTGAAATTTCTATCGGATTAAGGTTTTCACGCTGAATGTTTTCGATGAGAGCCATCTCCAACATCTGCTGATCGTTTGCCGTGCGGACATAGGCAGGTAATGCTTTCAATCCAGCCAGCTTCGAAGCCTGGAAGCGTCTTTCACCCGAGATCAGCTGGTACTGGTTTTGTGCAAGTTTCCTTACCGTGATAGGCTGGATGATGCCGTGAACCTTGATCGATTCAGAGAGCTCTTTTAATGCTTCTTCGTCAAAATACTGACGAGGCTGGAATGGGTTCGTTTCTATTTCCTCAATCGGAATTTCATTCAGGTTGCTGGCAGGCGGGTTCGATCCGAGTGAGGGGACCACTACCTCCACTTCCGATTTTTCTCCTTCTGAGTCGCTGAGTAATGCACTCAGGCCACGACCCAATGCTTTCTTTTTAATACTCATTTCCGCATTCCATTTTTGTTCAACACTTCATGCGCCAGGTTCAGATAGCTGAGTGCGCCCTTGCTTTCGGCATCATGTACGATGGCTGGCAACCCGAAGCTGGGAGATTCGCTTAATTTGACGTTGCGGGGGATTATTGTCTTAAACGCGATATTCTTGAAATGTGTTCTCACTTCTTCTACCACCTGGTTGCCCAGCGAGGTACGTGCATCATACAACGTCAGCAGGATTCCTTCAATTTCAAGTTTCGGATTCAAGCGGGTCTGAATGATTTTGATGGTGTTGAGCAATTTGCCCAAACCTTCCAATGCAAAATATTCGCACTGTACCGGAATAATAACTGAATCTGCAGCAGTCAAAGAGTTGATGGTGATCAATCCCAGTGAAGGAGAGCAGTCGATGAGAATGAAGTCATACTGGTCTTTTATTTTGGCCAGCGCGTTACGCATTTTTTCTTCACGATGTTCAATATTCACCATCTCCACTTCAGCACCAACGAGGTCGATGTGGGAGGGGAGTACATCCAAAAACTTCAATTCATTTTTGATGATGGCGTCCGAAGCATTCACACCGTCTACCATACATTCGTAAATACTTTTTTTGATGTCTTTCGGGTTCATGCCCAATCCGGACGTGGAGTTGGCCTGAGGGTCGGCATCGACTAATAGCGTTTTGAATTCCAGCACCGCCAGACTTGCTGCCAGGTTGATGGCTGAAGTGGTTTTGCCTACGCCTCCTTTTTGGTTCGCTATCGCAATAATTTTACCCATGAGATTAAGTTTGAGGATTTAGTCAATTCTGAAACCGGATGATGAACCTGATTTTTTAACCCCGCTCATTCTGATTTTCAATAACTGACGGGCGACAAAGATAGGGTTAATCACTCATCGTGGAACGTGCGTGGAACAATGTTATCCACTTACTTTCAACAGACCATAAACATTTAAAATGTTGAAAATTGAGTCGATAGGCTCCAAATTTTGTTTATTTGCCCCATTCTCAAATGTTTATGTCTGAAGTCATCAAAGTATCGGGCCTTATCAAGTACTACCACAAGGTGAACGTGC
Proteins encoded in this window:
- a CDS encoding glyoxalase, coding for MITRMNHVSVFVLNQDSAYEFYVKKLGFKVHTDAPMGPGMRWLTVCPPEQPDLEISLMSIEEGMMFKGEAAKQMRELVSKGTFGFGVFECKDLLATYEEMKAKGIVFKKPPTKEFYGYEALFVDDSGNWFSLGQKK
- the dapB gene encoding 4-hydroxy-tetrahydrodipicolinate reductase, producing the protein MNLLLIGYGKMGKAIEAIALKRGHTIVGKIVNYDDLQKFNSKVDVAIEFSRPEAVVENLKICFDKKIPVACGTTGWLEKKQEIEKLCVQKQGTFFYAPNYTLGVNVFFKVNEFLAKMMNNQGYEVSIDETHHTQKKDAPSGTAIALAQGIIKNNPSKKEWTLGATSNPEALVINAFRIDPAPGTHVVKYQSAIDDIEIRHTAHSREGFAMGAVLVAEWLAGKTGVYSMDDFLKF
- the parB gene encoding chromosome partitioning protein ParB, which gives rise to MSIKKKALGRGLSALLSDSEGEKSEVEVVVPSLGSNPPASNLNEIPIEEIETNPFQPRQYFDEEALKELSESIKVHGIIQPITVRKLAQNQYQLISGERRFQASKLAGLKALPAYVRTANDQQMLEMALIENIQRENLNPIEISLSYQRLISECNLKQEELGDRVGKNRTTVTNYLRLLKLPPDIQIALRDNKISMGHARAIINVENPDSQLYIFKKIIAEDLSVRAVESLAREVAEGAKKEVVEQPAPASKEIHQLQSKLSSHFGTKVTVKSDGKKGDIRIPFLSVEDLNRILDILKV
- a CDS encoding chromosome partitioning protein ParA; this translates as MGKIIAIANQKGGVGKTTSAINLAASLAVLEFKTLLVDADPQANSTSGLGMNPKDIKKSIYECMVDGVNASDAIIKNELKFLDVLPSHIDLVGAEVEMVNIEHREEKMRNALAKIKDQYDFILIDCSPSLGLITINSLTAADSVIIPVQCEYFALEGLGKLLNTIKIIQTRLNPKLEIEGILLTLYDARTSLGNQVVEEVRTHFKNIAFKTIIPRNVKLSESPSFGLPAIVHDAESKGALSYLNLAHEVLNKNGMRK